The genomic interval CAGATACCCTGGAGAATGATGTCATCATTGAGTTCGGAGAAGGCGCAGAGCCGCTCCACGATGGTGGTAACGGCCTCCGCCATCGGCAGATGGGCGGTGGCGCCGCAGGCCTCTTCCAGACGCGCAACCCCGTCGGATCGCGATTCCGTGAGCTCAATAAGCCCGTCGGTACAGAGATAAAGCCGGTCACCCGGATGCACCCGCAGTTCGAGGACGCTGAAAACGGGATCGGGAAAAATGCCCACCACGTCCCCCTCCTGCTGGAGCACCTGGACCGGCCCCCCGCTCGCCGGAACGAGCACGGCGGGTGGATGTCCGGCGCTCACCAGCGTCAGGGTGTTGAACTCACGATTGAGGCGGACGTAAATCGCCGTGAAGTACGCCGTCTCGGGAAGAACCCGGCGAAGGGTCCGGTTGATCATGACGAGGATTTCCGACGGGGTGTTCAAGACCGAGGCATATTCCGCCAGGAGCGCCTTGAAGGACGCGGTCCAGAGCGATACCCCGAGGTTGTGCCCGCTGGCATCGGCCACCACATAGTCCGCCGTACGATTACCGACCATGAATACATCGTAGAAGTCACCGCCCGCCCCGTGGAACTGGCGAATGCACACCTCAAAATTCGCTTCGGGAAGACTCTCCGGTAGGGGCATCAGCGACTGCTGGGTCGTCGCGATCTGCTCGATGCGCTCCGCATGGAAACGGGCCAGGGACTCATAGGCCATGCGAAGGCGGAGGTGCGTGCGCACCCGCGCCAGTACTTCGCCCGCCGCCAGTGGCTTGGTGATGTAGTCTACCGCCCCAGAGGCAAAGCCCTGAACCTTGGTCGACTCGTCGCTGTTGGAGGATATGAATAGCACCGGGATATCGGACGGCGCCGCCCCGGAGCTCATCCGCGCGCAAAAGTCGAGACCATTCCCGTCGGGCAGATGGACATCCAGCAGCACGAGGGTGATCGGGTGCGCCCTCAGCAGCGCTTCCGCCTCCGCAAGATCACCCGCCAGCAGGGTGCTGAAGCCGGTGCTGCGAAGAAGCCGATCCAAAAGGCGAACCGTAACCCGGTCATCATCCACGACCAGTATCAGTGGGCGGCCCGCTTTTGCCTCTCTCGTCCCGGCTGAATCAGCCATCGCAACGCTTTCATAATCTCGAATAAAATGCCCCGACGGGTACGCCGCCAGATCGGACCCATCCGATCGGCCATTTCGAACCAACGAACTCGAATTCAACGGTACCTCGATTCGCGATAACCAGGTCCCGGCTCTATGGTCGGTGGACCTTCAGAACCGGGCGGCATCGTACTGCAAGAAATTCCCCACACGTTCTCCACTGCCGTTATTCAGTTGAGATGTTATTCGGGTCGGTCGGTAAGCGCCTGCGGAACCCGATGTTCCATCTCCACACACCCGCTTTGTCGGGGTATCCCCGTCAGAGAACCCATGATGATGTGGATGACGTCACATGTGACCCGCGCGACCTGGAACATTCTATTGTGCGGCGTGAGGTCCCCCGACCCCGGCCAGAATTCCTGGTATTCCCACCGAAAAATCGATCTTTGCGCGATTTGCGTCGACGTAACGCGTTGATTATCTCATTACACTTGACAAAAGTCCAGCGAAATTCTTAGTTTTGGTCCGTTTGCTCTTCCGAGCGCTTAACAGGCCAACCAACAATCTGAATATACCACATACCCCGCATATTCGGAACAAATAATACTAAATCAATTATTTTTTTCTTCCTGCGGAGCGCTCCGACGTTTCCGCCGCTTTTTCTGCTTCCGGATTTTCTCCTGACGCAGGGCCTCGGGACTTTTTTTGCCGAGGGTGCGCTCTTCCATGAGTTCGCAGAGGCGACGCCGCGCGAAGAAGCGATTGAGCGACTGGGAGCGCGCCTCCTGCACCTTGACTTCGAGTCCGCTGGGGCGGTGGCTCAACTGGACGCAGGAAGAGGTCTTGTTGATCTTCTGACCACCGGAGCCGCTGCCGCGCACGAAGGATTCGTCGAGATCTTCTTCGCGGATCCCGCAAGCCTCCATCTGGCGGAGGAGTTCGGCTTCTTTTTGCGGCGTGACGCCGAATCGGGGCATGGGTGCATTTCCTTCCTACGGTGAGCCATAGTTTAGCTGATTTTGCGAAGTCATTGGCATTGGCAACGCTCAGCCAGTTTCGATCCGCATTCCTCGTCGTGTCTTATAGCGGCCAAAAGATCGCGGATTCTGGGAGCGCCGGCATCCCTGCCGGCACCATGCACCGAAGGTGCACGAATCGGGTGCCTGAGCAACAGAGATGAGATTATGCCCCCGCCATTTTGCAGCGCAGTCGATGGAAGTCCTTTGCGATCCCCGCACGGTCAGCATGCACCTTCGGTGCATGGCCGGCAGGGATGCCAGCGCTCCCAGCTTGCACATTTACTTTAGGAACCTTGGTTCTGGCGCTATCCGACGGGCTTGTACACACATCCGTTAACACGGGTTACGTTTCTTCATGGGTACAGCCTCCACCTGGATCGGCGATACTTTTCCATGCTCAAGGTCGTGGGCCAGGCGGATGCTGTCCCCGTCGGTGCGCGTCATGTTAGGATGCTCGGGCAATCGGAGCGCCAGGACGACGTGAACCCTATATTGAAAACGGCCACCATCGTTGTGGCTCTACTCCTGCTGAGCCTCATCACGGGCTTCAGCCAGATCAAGACTGAGGGCCTGGCCTGGCAGGAGGCCAACTACTGGCCGCGTCTTGAGGCCGTCGCGAACGGCACGGCTCCCGCGCCGGATCAGTACCGCGTGCTCACGGATCGTCTGGTGGTCGTGGCGGTGAATTCGGCGGGGGCCCTCGGGGTTCCGCGCCCGGTGGGACTTACTTTTGTGGCGCTTCGTCTATTTCAGAATCTCTTGCTCTTTGTATTAGCCTTTGTTTTCTATCGGAAGCTTGGCATCCACCCTTATCCGGCGGTGTTGGGGCTGAGCGCATTGGCCTGGGGCATGACGCAGGCGAACTATGGCGCGGATCTCGGATTTAATGCGTCCACCGATGTCCTGCTTTATCTCGGCGCGGCGCTGGCGCTGGTGGGCGGGCGACCCGCCTGGCTCATCCCCATCACGGTAATCGCGGCGCTCAATCGCGAGAGCAGCATTCTCATTCCCTACATGGCGCTGGCCATTGCCGTGCGCTGGAAGCCCCGCCTGACGCTGGACAAGACTATCGCGGGCCCGGCCTTTGCCGCCCTCGCGGTGTGGTGCGTGCTGTTCGTCGTGTTGCACGTCGTTCTCGGCGCGCGCCCCTGGGCGCTGCACGAATCCGGCGCGGCGCCGGGCTTCGGCCTGCTTCGTTACAATCTCACGAACCCCGCCGCCTGGGAGCATGCCTTCGGCATGGTGGGCATTCTACCCGTGCTGGCGCTGCTGTCGTGGCGGTATTGGGCGACGCCGCTCAAGGCCATCTTTTGGAGTGTGGCGCCGCTGTGGTGTGTCGGGACGCTTTTCTGTGCGCCGGTGGATCAGTCGCGTGTGTTGCTGTTGCCGCAGGTCCTGGTGTTCGTTCCCGGCCTGTTGTGCGGCCTGGCCGGCTGGCGCGAAGTCCACGAAAACAAGACGCCTGGACTGCTCGCATGAGCGGGATGGCTCGCAAACAATACGTCCTGGTGGCCGTGCTGGTCGCCTTGGTCAGCGTGTACTTTGTGCACTACCAGATCACCTTCATGGGCCTCGAATGGTATGAAACCGTGCAGTGGGGACGCACGCTGAAGGTCATCAACGGCGAAAGCGGCACGCCGTGGCAGTATCGGCTCTTTACCGAGGGTATGGTCTATGGCCTGGTGAAGCTCTTCGAGCAGATTGGTGTTGCGCGGCCCATTGGCACCGCGTTCATTCTGTTCCGGTTCGCGCAGTGTCTGCTTACTTTTTCCCTCGCGGTGGCCTATTACCGAAAGCTCGGGCTCACGCTCATCGAAGGCTTGCTCGGCGTGTCGCTCCTGGTCTGGGGGATGTGCCACGGGCTCTACGACACGGACATGACCTTCAACACCTACACGGACATGAGCCTCTTTCTTATCGCGGGACTGCTTATTCTCCATGAGAAACCGCTGTGGATCATTCCGCTCATGATTATTGCGCCGTTCAATCGGGAGACCAGCGGGTGTATTCCGATGATGCTGCTCTTCAGCAGCGTGGCGCTCTCGCCGAAGTTTGCACTGCCACCCCGACGCATTCTCGCGATTGTTGGCGTGTCGCTGCTGCTCTGGTTGTGCATCGTGGGGGGCCTGCGGCTGGTCTACGGCATGCGGCCCTACATCGTGCCCACGGCGGGCAAGGAGCCCATCCTGCCCTTGTTGATGTTCAACCTCACGTGGTGGCGCACGTGGGTCTTTCTCTTCGCAACGCTGGGGCTATTGCCCATCATGGCGCTGTCGTCCTGGAAGGGGTGGCCGACGCCGCTACAACGCTTCTTCTGGGCGGTGGTGCCGGTGTGGTTTCCCGCCCACTTTGCGTTGGCCCACGCGCCGGAGACGCGGCTTTTTCTGGTGCCGCAGGTGCTGATTTTTGTTCCGGGGGCGCTGCTGGGGCTGCGGTATTTTCGGGAGAGGAAGGTGGAGGCTAAGTGACCACGGAGGTCACGGAGGCACGGAGGAAAAGGTGTGAGAGAGGGAATCTGGAGAAACTTTCTTGAACGTAAGCGTGCGGTAGCGACACCTCGGCGCCTTTGAAACTCTCTTTTTTTCTCCGCGCCTCCGTGTCTCCGTGGTTCAAATCTTTGTTTGCGGCCAACAGATGAGCTGAATCCATTCGTGGTTGGTTTTTTTCCAGCCCTGGATGATAAATGTGCTTCTGCGCAATCGCGTCACGACCCCAACATGATGAACTGCGTCTCACGGGGCATGGTACGATTGGTTACGTGCCCTCCGCGCACGACGGGACAGCCACGGACGTTGCAGTCACGGGTTCTCGGAGACGGATCGTGGCTCGTTAATGACGTGAGCGCTACCTTGGTTCACGAGTCCGCGTCAGTCCCTGCGGGTGGGAAATAGTGATGCGTCGTAGGGCTGTGCGTCGTCGGGGTGGTTCTTTTTGTAGATGCGGAAGATGGTGTCCATGTTGCGATCAAGCCAGGGGATCTTCGGCGCGATTTCCGGGTCGACTTGAAAGACCTTCTCCACGTGGTAGGCCTCCTTCAGCCAGTCGTTGCTCTTGAAGAAATAGAGCACTTCGATATCGCGGAGGAAGAGGTATTCGGGCTTCAGGTCTTTGACCATGTTTTCCAGGCAGCGGCGTTCGGGTGGCTGGGATTCGCTCCAGGCGACGACCTTGCGATTGGCGAGGCCGGGCCAGTCGTAGACGTTGCCGCGGGAGTAGTAGCTCATGTAGCCGAGGGGTTCGCAGCCCACGGCTTCATCGGGCTTCATGCGCTCTTTGAGGTAGAGGCCGGCCGCCATGCGCACGTCGTTTTCGACGTACTGCTGGATCATGCGCTCGGTGTAGAAGCTGATGGGCAATACACTGACGAAAAGCCCGAGGTAGACGGCGGCGAAGCCCCCCTCCCAACGCCCGCGCCATGTCGCGCTCTTGATCCACTCCCCCGCCCATTGGAGTCCACGAAGGCTGAGCAGAAGGAGCGTGAGTATATAGGGCATTTTGTACCAGCCGAAGACGACGGGCACGACGTAGACGTAGTAGAGGCTATAGACCACCACCACGGCCACCAGGGGCCAAAGCACCCATTGACGCTTGAAAAAGACGACGAGGGTGCCGATTACGGAGAAGCCGAACATGAAATTGGCGATGGGGCTCTCCGCGCCCTTGGTGAAGAAGAGATGGACGCTCGCGCCGTGTCCGGCGAACATGGGTCCGAGGTGCACGTGCAACTGCTCGGCCATCATGA from Candidatus Hydrogenedentota bacterium carries:
- a CDS encoding SpoIIE family protein phosphatase codes for the protein MADSAGTREAKAGRPLILVVDDDRVTVRLLDRLLRSTGFSTLLAGDLAEAEALLRAHPITLVLLDVHLPDGNGLDFCARMSSGAAPSDIPVLFISSNSDESTKVQGFASGAVDYITKPLAAGEVLARVRTHLRLRMAYESLARFHAERIEQIATTQQSLMPLPESLPEANFEVCIRQFHGAGGDFYDVFMVGNRTADYVVADASGHNLGVSLWTASFKALLAEYASVLNTPSEILVMINRTLRRVLPETAYFTAIYVRLNREFNTLTLVSAGHPPAVLVPASGGPVQVLQQEGDVVGIFPDPVFSVLELRVHPGDRLYLCTDGLIELTESRSDGVARLEEACGATAHLPMAEAVTTIVERLCAFSELNDDIILQGICV
- a CDS encoding peptide chain release factor-like protein, producing the protein MPRFGVTPQKEAELLRQMEACGIREEDLDESFVRGSGSGGQKINKTSSCVQLSHRPSGLEVKVQEARSQSLNRFFARRRLCELMEERTLGKKSPEALRQEKIRKQKKRRKRRSAPQEEKNN